From a region of the Deltaproteobacteria bacterium genome:
- a CDS encoding AMP-binding protein has translation MSPRLLLPSSLDFLDLQAQRRRNAGGLVFRGRNIPYGELAAAAHELAAWLAQHGLGAGDHLGVMAANEPALAATMFAVWGLGGVAVPISVRSTVAETTHLLTHARAKALLCDSARAEVAREAAVATGRAAFVCEPTLPLQPQVVRRPRSQPRARAPRAPRPDDLAVLAYTSGTTGAPKGVMITHANLLWSTLACATARGDRADGVGACISPLTHTPVFVSHLLCRVLHGATAVLMDKFDLGVLLEATERFGITDLPLIAGMVFDVVSLKHIPAAVRKTVAKVTVGGAATPMDAKRALAGIFDGAEIIEAYGQSESTNGVAMARGSSVFDHEGTVGRANPYVMVAVRRADGSLAAAGEEGELVVGGPTVMQGYFRDSAATTAAIRDGWLHTGDLGRQNDAGYFFITGRVKQLIITGGENVSPVEVEDVLRTHPDVADVAVIGTPHPKWGEQVTAIVVARDGAQLDAAALTEFAGQRLSGFKKPRRIEFIAALPRNAANKVQTNLLKEQFS, from the coding sequence GTGTCCCCCCGTCTGCTGCTTCCCTCTTCACTCGACTTCCTCGATCTGCAAGCGCAGCGACGACGGAACGCCGGGGGTCTGGTCTTCCGCGGGCGCAACATTCCGTATGGGGAGCTGGCAGCCGCGGCGCACGAACTAGCCGCATGGCTGGCGCAGCACGGCCTCGGGGCCGGCGATCACCTCGGAGTGATGGCCGCAAACGAACCGGCGCTAGCGGCCACGATGTTCGCGGTGTGGGGCCTCGGCGGGGTCGCCGTCCCGATTTCGGTGCGCTCAACCGTGGCGGAGACCACGCACCTGCTTACGCACGCGCGCGCGAAGGCGCTGCTGTGCGACAGCGCGCGCGCCGAGGTCGCGCGCGAGGCGGCGGTTGCCACAGGCCGCGCGGCGTTCGTCTGCGAACCCACGCTGCCGCTGCAACCGCAAGTGGTGCGCCGCCCGCGCTCTCAGCCGCGCGCGCGCGCACCCCGCGCGCCGCGACCAGACGATCTTGCGGTGCTCGCCTACACTTCGGGCACCACCGGCGCGCCAAAGGGCGTGATGATCACCCACGCCAACTTGCTGTGGTCGACGCTGGCCTGTGCCACCGCGCGCGGTGATCGCGCCGATGGCGTCGGCGCCTGCATCAGCCCACTCACGCATACGCCCGTGTTCGTCTCGCATCTGCTCTGTCGCGTCTTGCACGGCGCCACGGCGGTGTTGATGGACAAGTTCGATCTAGGCGTGCTCTTAGAAGCGACCGAGCGCTTCGGCATTACGGATCTGCCGTTGATCGCCGGCATGGTGTTCGACGTGGTGTCGCTCAAACACATCCCCGCCGCAGTGCGCAAGACAGTCGCAAAGGTCACCGTCGGCGGAGCCGCCACACCGATGGATGCCAAGCGTGCCCTCGCCGGCATCTTCGATGGTGCGGAGATCATCGAAGCCTACGGGCAGAGCGAGTCGACCAACGGCGTCGCGATGGCGCGCGGCAGCAGCGTGTTCGATCATGAAGGGACCGTCGGCCGCGCCAATCCCTACGTGATGGTCGCCGTACGGCGTGCCGATGGATCACTCGCCGCCGCCGGCGAAGAAGGCGAGTTGGTTGTCGGCGGCCCGACGGTGATGCAGGGCTACTTTCGCGACTCGGCTGCCACCACCGCGGCTATCCGCGATGGCTGGCTGCATACCGGCGACCTCGGCCGCCAGAACGACGCCGGCTACTTCTTCATCACCGGCCGGGTGAAGCAGCTCATCATAACCGGGGGCGAGAACGTGTCGCCGGTGGAAGTGGAAGACGTGCTGCGCACTCACCCGGATGTTGCCGATGTTGCGGTGATCGGCACCCCGCATCCGAAATGGGGCGAGCAAGTCACCGCCATCGTAGTGGCGCGTGACGGCGCGCAACTCGACGCGGCGGCGCTGACGGAGTTTGCGGGACAACGCCTGTCTGGTTTCAAGAAGCCGCGCCGCATCGAGTTCATCGCAGCCTTGCCGCGCAACGCCGCCAACAAGGTGCAGACCAATTTGCTCAAGGAGCAGTTCAGTTGA
- a CDS encoding AMP-binding protein: METLGAFLDSVAARDSNAESIAYAPRDAVTARLTWAELREASRVAAKKLIALGVTKGARVGFLCSNRLDWLPIAFGALRIGAILAPFSTLWKRDEIAYALTHGDVSTLLMLPGFLKHDYLASVNEIIPELRRSEPGQLRSSSAPALRRVVLLDGSAPGAERWGDVQPECDNAFLDALERTVSPADWATIFFTSGTTAQAKAVLHCHAALTISARRLAPCFGITPDDAWWGHMPLFWSGGFILGALATMAGGGRIVLQETVDAGSALTLLERERCTIMAGWHQAGPLLEHPDFAKHTLRLKKGTNHQLATQLLGSDHVAIGVYGMSETATCVTAARWDDAEAIRTGTFGKPLDGMTVKIVNPETRQPVAVGEAGEIHVKGPTLMERYYKVPRANTFDADGFFKTGDLGYFDDDGYLHFATRLKDVIKTAGVNVAAVEVEEALARHPAVKAAHVVGVPHPVRGENIAAFVVLHAGADTSPDTLRDFCKSSLASYKVPRHVFLISEAEVPRTGSGKIEKPALRRTAEARIENEGS; encoded by the coding sequence GTGGAGACACTAGGCGCGTTTCTGGACTCAGTTGCGGCGCGCGACTCGAACGCCGAATCGATCGCGTATGCGCCGCGCGACGCGGTCACGGCGCGGCTCACATGGGCCGAGTTGCGCGAGGCGAGTCGCGTTGCGGCGAAGAAGCTTATCGCGCTCGGCGTCACCAAAGGCGCGCGCGTCGGCTTTCTCTGTTCGAACCGCCTCGACTGGCTACCAATCGCCTTCGGGGCGCTGCGCATCGGCGCAATCCTGGCGCCGTTCTCCACGTTGTGGAAACGCGACGAAATCGCCTACGCGCTAACGCACGGCGACGTGTCGACCCTGCTGATGCTGCCGGGATTTTTGAAGCACGACTATCTCGCCAGCGTGAACGAGATCATCCCCGAGTTGCGCCGCAGCGAACCGGGTCAACTGCGCTCTTCGAGCGCACCCGCGCTGCGGCGCGTGGTGTTGCTCGATGGCAGCGCGCCCGGCGCCGAGCGGTGGGGCGACGTGCAACCGGAATGCGACAACGCCTTCCTCGATGCGCTGGAGCGCACCGTATCGCCGGCCGATTGGGCAACGATCTTCTTCACCTCCGGCACCACCGCGCAAGCGAAGGCGGTATTGCACTGCCACGCCGCGCTGACGATCTCCGCGCGGCGTCTGGCGCCGTGCTTCGGCATCACGCCGGACGACGCGTGGTGGGGTCACATGCCGCTGTTTTGGAGCGGCGGCTTCATTCTCGGGGCACTCGCGACTATGGCTGGCGGTGGCCGCATCGTCTTGCAGGAAACCGTCGACGCCGGCAGCGCGCTCACGCTCCTGGAGCGCGAGCGCTGCACGATCATGGCCGGCTGGCATCAAGCCGGGCCACTACTCGAACATCCCGACTTCGCCAAGCACACGCTGCGGCTGAAGAAGGGCACCAACCATCAACTCGCGACGCAACTGCTCGGCAGCGACCACGTCGCCATCGGTGTCTACGGCATGTCGGAAACCGCAACCTGCGTCACCGCGGCGCGCTGGGACGATGCCGAGGCGATTCGCACTGGCACGTTCGGGAAACCGCTCGACGGCATGACGGTCAAGATCGTGAATCCCGAGACGCGCCAACCGGTCGCCGTCGGCGAAGCCGGCGAGATCCACGTGAAGGGCCCAACCTTGATGGAGCGCTACTACAAAGTGCCGCGCGCGAATACGTTCGACGCCGACGGGTTCTTCAAAACCGGCGACCTCGGCTATTTCGACGACGACGGGTATCTCCATTTCGCCACGCGACTGAAAGACGTGATCAAGACCGCCGGTGTAAACGTCGCCGCCGTTGAAGTTGAAGAAGCGCTGGCGCGCCATCCCGCCGTCAAAGCCGCGCACGTCGTCGGCGTCCCACATCCGGTGCGCGGCGAGAACATCGCCGCCTTTGTCGTGTTGCACGCCGGCGCGGACACGAGCCCGGATACGCTCCGCGACTTCTGCAAAAGTTCCCTGGCGAGCTACAAAGTTCCGCGTCACGTGTTTCTGATCAGCGAAGCCGAGGTCCC
- a CDS encoding CoA transferase, with translation MENRGPLKGIRVIDVSHQAAGPWCTTLLGDMGADVWKIEKPGRGDSIRYARGADPKVGSFNFWGLNRNKRSVGVDIKHRDGAALVKEMVATADVLVENFRPGVMDRLGLGYAQLQPLNPRLIYASITAFGSVGPMAQDPGMDLILQATAGMMGLTGFPDGPPAKAAGPIADISAGAYAAYAIALALLHRTQTGLGQRIDLAMLDAAISLLADISTAYLNTGHEYQKFGNGHPDLVPYQAFQANDGYFIVACLTNAFCKRLMDGLGRADVLKDPKFTTNNARCENRAEFLAILHGIFRTNTCAHWLKLCHDFDVPACRVNSLKDLFEMEQLGAIGSVADWEHPKHGPFKTMNVLFRMSESPGSLRIPPPGLAEHTDDVLRELGKSADEIARLRNVGACG, from the coding sequence ATGGAAAATAGAGGACCGTTGAAAGGCATTCGCGTCATCGATGTCAGCCATCAAGCCGCGGGGCCGTGGTGTACGACGCTGCTGGGCGACATGGGCGCCGACGTGTGGAAGATCGAGAAGCCCGGCCGCGGTGACAGCATCCGCTACGCGCGCGGCGCTGATCCGAAGGTCGGCAGCTTCAATTTCTGGGGACTCAACCGCAACAAGAGATCCGTCGGCGTCGACATCAAGCATCGCGACGGCGCGGCGCTGGTCAAGGAAATGGTTGCGACGGCGGATGTGCTCGTAGAAAATTTTCGCCCCGGCGTCATGGACCGGCTTGGCCTGGGCTACGCGCAACTCCAGCCGCTCAACCCGCGCCTGATCTACGCTTCGATCACCGCCTTCGGCAGCGTCGGACCGATGGCGCAAGACCCCGGCATGGATCTCATCCTGCAAGCGACCGCGGGGATGATGGGGCTGACCGGATTTCCCGACGGTCCACCGGCGAAAGCCGCGGGACCCATTGCCGACATTTCCGCCGGTGCGTATGCGGCTTACGCCATCGCGCTGGCGCTGCTCCACCGCACGCAGACCGGGCTCGGCCAACGCATCGATCTAGCCATGCTCGACGCGGCGATCTCGCTGCTGGCCGACATCTCGACGGCCTACCTCAACACCGGCCACGAGTATCAAAAGTTCGGCAATGGTCATCCGGACCTCGTGCCGTATCAAGCGTTCCAAGCCAACGACGGCTATTTCATCGTCGCCTGTCTCACCAACGCTTTTTGCAAGCGCTTGATGGACGGACTGGGCCGCGCCGACGTGCTCAAGGACCCGAAGTTCACCACCAACAACGCGCGCTGCGAAAACCGCGCGGAGTTCCTCGCCATCCTGCACGGCATCTTTCGCACCAATACGTGCGCACACTGGCTCAAGCTGTGCCACGACTTCGATGTCCCCGCGTGCCGCGTCAACAGTTTGAAAGATCTCTTCGAGATGGAGCAACTGGGAGCGATCGGCTCGGTGGCCGACTGGGAGCATCCGAAGCATGGCCCGTTCAAGACGATGAACGTATTGTTCCGCATGAGCGAGTCGCCCGGCTCGCTGCGCATCCCGCCACCGGGTCTCGCCGAGCATACGGATGATGTTCTGCGCGAACTCGGCAAGTCGGCGGACGAGATCGCGCGCCTGCGCAACGTGGGAGCATGCGGGTGA